The Camelus bactrianus isolate YW-2024 breed Bactrian camel chromosome 1, ASM4877302v1, whole genome shotgun sequence genome segment AGAAGGTTAAAGTGAACGGAAAAACTGGAAATCTTGGGAATGTTGTTCACATTGAACGCttcaagaataaaataacagTTGTTTCTGAGAAACAATTCTCTAAAAGGTTGGTATTCGTTTTCCAtgatttttttgaaatgaaaCTAATTGTGGAATATTTATAGAATATGTAATGTAGTATTCTCTGTTCACATGCAAAAACAGGTATGTTGTTAATGAGGTCAGTGAGATGTCAGAAGTACTTTGAACTTATTAAAGGCTGTATGAAAGGAAGATACATTCAGTAACAGTGCCAGTTACTTAGGCTGATTGTCAGTAAGTGATTTATTACTTAGTTATATTATAGATTTATTACTATATTACTGGAATATAGGCAAGTTATGTCCAGGGCTCCTGTCCAGTGAATTAGAGGCCCTGTAATCAAATTGTACGTAAACTTTAACAATGTTGCATGCTTTGATACTagaatgtttccagaaacttgtctattGTGTCAGAGGGGAGTGATGTGCCAGCTTTCTTAGTTTTGGCCATCTAGTACAGATAACCACTAACGTTAGTCTTGCTACCAGTTTCTGTTCATGCAATTTGCTTGACAGATATTAAATACTTGACACATGGCAGCACTGTTGCAAGACTGAGCAGCCTAGCAGTGAACCAAGCAGACTAAGGACCCACCACCAAGGAGCTTAAATTCTAGTGGAGAAGAGATGAAATGCAATATTAAATACTTAACAAGTGCATAAAGTGGGCAGAAAATTTCATCTAAATGAAATGCAACAGTGAGCCATGCAAATTAAAGAATTGATCATTATGGCTGAAAAAGTTTGGTAGTGGAAACTGAAAACTTAGACTGTTGCAGTAAGAGATGATGGTAGCTTGGACTAAGGTGGTAGCAAGCAGTGCATGTTAGCTGTGGTCATGAGTTAATCACTAGGGATTTGGAGATGAAGTATCTGTCCTCAAGGATCATATAGACATGTGGATAGTTGTTACACATGCAATTCGGTAATTGCTGTATCTTTGTCATAGGGCACAAGGATTTTCAGAGAAGCTGAGGATAAGCTTAGTGTTGCCAGTGGAATGGGGTATTTCTAGCAGAGGGAGTGGCACTGACAGCAAGAGGCAGGGAGGTTTGAGAGGAATGCTTGGTAGTTCAGATGGGAATGAGGCTAGGGGAGCTCATCATGGTGGAGGGAATGTTGACATTTTAgtacaagatatttgaagaatgagaactgtatgttaattttttttaatgtagcagtAAGACTGAAGAGGAAGGTACTATTACTGCTCTCCTGCATGGGTCTCCAACATAAAGTTTATTTGGGGGGTGGGAGATAAAGGGTTTGTGGGGCATAAACTGGTTCTAATTGAGGTTGAGATGCTCCCTTACTGTATTCCTAGCAACCTTGCACAATGCTTaatacaaatgaaagaaaatattgtgGAGGGAACTGGGAACACACAAGATGAATATGACAATGCATGTCTTAAATAATAAGCCTTTACATAGTAGATACTATGTTTTATgaaattcatgtttttttttttttaaaggtatttgaAGTATCTAACCAAGAAATACCTTAAAAAGAACAATCTTCGTGATTGGCTTCGTGTGGTTGCATCTGACAAGGAGACTTACGAACTTCGTTATTTCCAGATTAGTCAAGATGAAGATGGATCTGAGTCTGAGGATTAGGTGAAGCCACCCATTATAGGGCTTTGCTTGCTAATAAAACAAGTGACATATGTACAAGAGGAAAAGACATCTAGAAATTGACCTTTGGTTTATCAGTGAATGAAAAGCATTGTACTCTGTTAAGCATTCAATTTAAGTATATACTGTTTACATGGTGCTAGctttcctttaatattttctataagCAATATTTAAATAGCTAAGTGGAATTTCCCCCAGGATTTCTGAActgtattgctttttaaaatgtaccaGTATAGTATAGGAAAAAATGAAGCACAATTTGGGGCATaactttatataataaaatatttaaaattctcgTGACAGTCTCAAATACCTTTGTACAGTTTGTAACTGCAGTCCTGAGTGCCTTGAACAGTTCTTGCACATAGGTGTTCAGTATTAAATCGCTCCTGCACTTTACTTCATAGGAGCAACTTTTCTAATTAGCATAAAGGTTCTGAGTTGAGCATGGTACTGGTGTAAGCAAGTGTTTGATTGCCTATTAGAGATCTCCATCCAAATGCCTTGTAGGCACTAGAAACTCAAAACTTACATCTGTACTCTTCCGTGGTTCTTGTGTGAAAAATTGAAGTTTACTCAGACGGTTCAAATCTTCATGCAACTCCACTGCACTGATCATTATAAAAATGTTGGTCTTCAGTTGCTTAAAACTTAGCAGTGGATAGACTCTCCCAAATCAAGTGACCTTAGAGAGCTGTTTAACGCTGACGCCCACTGTGGATTGGGTATGTTTCCTGCAGGGCCCAAATGCACATTTCACCACAGTGTGAGGCTCTAATCATATATGTGCTCATAGTTAATCTGTCTTTCCCAGTATAATTGGAATTGTTCTAAACAATTTCTTATTTTCAAGACAAGctagaaaaaagtttaaaaagacagGAACATACTGTCCTAGTTGTCCCAAAACACCACAGCTTTGTATAAATTCTTGGTGAATATCATAAGAAAGCAACATAATCTTACATAatcttgttaaaaagaaaatatttttgtgtatatacttATGTTATTATTAAGTGTATTACAAATGAAAACTGTTGCAAATTACTTGTAAAAACCTGCATAATTGGATGAAGGAAAGCATCACCCATCTGGGTGACAGGGCCCCTGAGAAAACACCCCAGGTTTGGGTGACGTGGCAATCAACGTGTTAAGCAGAATGGTTTGTCAAAATCCAAAttgcaggagaggagagaataaTGGGAAGGGGTATTAGCTGTATCAGTTTGGTTTTCCAGTGCCAAGTTATGTGCCTTTTTCTACTTTTAAGGTGAAGGTGGTGTTAGTACCTCAGGTACTTAAATGGGCCCTGGGCCCTGATACCAATGGAATCATTGCCATATAGGTCTTGACTATTGCACCCTAATACTGATTGATATAATTGGTTTGGGAATGTTTCAGGAATTTTATTTCCCTTATTAAGAGCTTGTTTAAGTACTCCCCAGAATTGATGCACAGCAGGCCTTACCTTAACTCTGCGTGCTCTTTGAATTGTTCATGTTTTCCACCAATAGTTACAAACATCCAACTGTGCTTGTTCTGTTGAGCATTGTGGGTGCAGTGGAATAAAAACTGTTTCCTGGTATGGTGAGGGAAACAccaaataattacataaaatctTAAGTACAACAAAGGAGGGGCTATTTAAAAGGAATTTGATGCAGTCAAGGAAGGCAACTGAGGAAGTGTTTGAGCTGACCTAGGATAGGTAATCTCTGGGTAAAGAGAacggtgttccaggcagagggaacagcatagaTCAAATTCTCAGAACGTCGGGAATCTGGTTGCTATACACTGCATCTGAAATAAAGTGATTGGTTTATAAGAAGAAcctggaaaagcaagtagaaaCTAGCCCATGCAGGGCAGAAGTTGATGCTTTTAATCTTGAGAGCAGTGGAAGGCTACTGAATTTCAAGTGCCTTGAGGGTGGTGAGATGCAATGAGGAGTGCATTTtgaaaaagatcagtggctgcaTTACGACGAATGGTTTCCAGTGGCAGTCACTGGATTCAAGGAGACAGGAGGCCATGGCAGTATCCTGTGGATAGCGGTAGTCAGGACTGAGATGGTGGAGATGGAAGAAGTAGGTAGATTTTAGAGATTCTTGTAGAGGATAAAGTTTGTGGGACTTGGTGATGAACATTGGTGGTAAGGGAGAAGTGTCAAGGGTGACATACAGTGGGCTTAGAAGGTGGCGTTTGCTGAGTTGGGTAACAAGGGAAGAAGGCAAGAGTAGGAGGAAAGTTCAATTTAGGCCACGTTAGTTgcttcccccacctctgcccactgTGTTTCCTGTGAATTGATAGATCCATAAGCTTGATCAAATATTAGATTGAAATTTAATTTGGTGGGGGCTAGAATACTTACAGGTGTCACTGTGCACATCTGTTAAGAGGTAGGATGTTTGGTTTTCTCTTTTGTCACATTCGTACCACTGATGACAACTGCCTGGATTCACTGTTTCCTTGAAGCTTCCTGAATGATAATACTctatcattctaaaatttatggACTGAAATGGCCTAAAAGAGGTGCTGCTCTTAATCAACCCTGACTGAGGTACAGCTCCTGTAAGAAAGATAAGTGCTTGCTTATTTTCTCTTGTGTATTACTTTTAAAGTTGATTCCCGAGCAGGTATCCTCTAAAGGTGATCAGTGAGaagttctgtttctttgttttttggttttgttttgtcttagtATCTGAAGCCATGCTGTAAAAGTATTCAGTATGTCCTAATCCATTGCGATTACTTTTATTGACTCAAATGGTCCCATCTTTGACCAATGAGAGCCTCTTCAGTTTGGCTCCTGAGTTTCTTTGACGTGACCTCGCTAGTGCTTTATTGTTTCCTTGGTTCCTGATATAAGTTGTTCCAGGCACTTCCAAATTTCCTTCCCCAGATCTGGAATCACCCATTTTTCCAAAGAGCCCTGGATCACCTTCTAGGTGCTAGACGCGCTCATTGTTACTGGGATGGTCATTGTTTTTAGATCTTTTCAGTGAACAGAGCAaggaaatacatacatttttgtttttcaagggaAAACACTTAATGAGTTTATCAGTATAATTCAATTCAAATTTAGGATGACAGGGTTTTTACATCATCTGTTGTGTAGATATACTTGCTTTTTTCCATGCTGAAAATGTCAATGACACCAACATAAATACTCATTTGCTTGCCTCATGGACCACACATAATAGTctcaaaaaagcaaaaccagCATTGCTACCTACAATACAATGACTCTGCAGATTGTTTCACAGCTCTTTTTGTCCTGATGGTGTATCCCACTAGGAATGAACGAAGTCGTGTGTTTTACAAGTCACTGGAAGTGACTCATCTCTCTATGGTTTTGGCACAAACCTGACGCAcaggtttatttgtttcattttacttctgattttttttttttaagtttgcttaaaatctttttgtgttttataattctgtgaaatatttacAAGGTTCCACAAGTCCAAAACAAGTATGCTTAAAGTCTAGCTCCTGTATTAGTCCCCTCCATTCTgtttcctcccttcccctgcagttagccatttaaaaagaatatcATGGTTTatccatccattttttttaaaagatatacacCATTAGTTAAATGATAGTAGCTTACTGGACTCACTTTTCTCCACActactttttttcacttaataatatccTGGAGCCCTCACTCCCAAGTGGGTGTACTGTACTTTAGTCACCCAGTTCCCTACTGATGGGCACTCGAGTTGTTTCCAAGCTTTCActactataaatagtgctgcaattaAAAGCCTCATGCACGTGCATTTTCAAGTTTTTGCCGGTAAATCTTTGGAGTAGATTCTCAGAAGTGAGACTCCTAGGTCAAAAGATAAATCAATGTATAATTTCACTATATATTGTCAAATTTCCCTCCATGAGGGTTCTACCATTTTACCTTCCCATCAGCAACATGAAAATGTCCATTTCCCCATGGACTCACCAACAGATTGTACTGTCCAATTTGGGTATTTTTGCTTGATAAAACATTGTTTCAGGatactttgcatttctcttatgagTGAGGTTAAGTATCACTAATAAAGAccacttgcttttccttttctgtgggcTGCCTGTTTGTATCTCTAGGATATATATGGGATTCctggtctttttatttttcatttttagaagcTCCCTCTATATTAAGGCTATTAAGCTCTTGTCTGTGATGTAAgttgcaaattttctttttaatttgaatttgtcTTTTCCCCATATTTATGGTATTTTTTGTCTTGTTGAAGTATTATTTAATGCAGTTAAATCTATTAATCTTCCTTATTGCTTCAGAATTTTTAGTCATGGTTAGAAAAGTTTTCCCTATTTCCAGGTTATTGAAGAATTCATTCATGTTTTCTCCTAGTGCTtgtatggtttcattttttaaatttaggtctcTATTTAGAATTTATCCTGGTTTACAATTGGAGAAGTAGATCTAATTTtacctctctttttttcccatgtgGCTACATACTTACACCATTACTGCTGATTAGAAAGTGCTCAGGAATTGATTAGCATTAATTTTCCTACTTGTCTGGAAATCCTTATTTGTGACTATGCTGCCACTCTTTTGCAAGCTGGATGATTAAAATGCTAGAAAGGCCTCTTTAAAATAATGTGTTGCAGTTTAGAAGGGAACTTGTCTTTGGATCCTTCAGCAGCCCTGTGTGGCAGAATGTTATCTTGCCCATTTTGCACAGGAGCAAACTGGGTCTCAGACACCTGGCTTTCCCAGGATCACACCATCCTTCTACCTCTCAGTGCTCACCCAGTGCCCCTCCTGCCCTAGGCCTGTGCCACTTCTTCGCCACACAGGGCTGTGGTCAGGCTGTGGTGCAGTGGAGGAACACGAATAATCTGGGGGTCACAAGTCCTGCCTCTGCTgcctgctagctgtgtgaccttgacgcACTTTACCTcctgggcctcactttcctcatctgtatgcAAATAAGTGGTTGGAAATAGGTCAGTGTTTGTCAGACTCCAGTAAGGCCTGCCTCCCTTTGATAGACACACCTCATGTTTCCCTGCCCCAGTTCTGTTTGCTCTCCCCGTGACACGACTAATGCACAAATATCCTCACCAAGAGAACCAAGGGCTTTTGGGGTTCCCATCCCAAGATGCAACAGAGTAAGGTTCTTCTTTAACTTTTCCAAATATGAACTTACAAtgttgaatacattttttaagacaCACAAGCTCCTTGAGATatgtgccccaccccccacctccaccccttaaGGAGGCACTAAAGCTTTTTGCTGCCTCAGAGTTCAGTGAGTCAAAGAACCAGACTGGGGATCAGGGATCTGCTATCTCAGTTTTGATTGATGGTCGATAgatagacacagacacagacacacacacagacacacacacacacacacacacacacacacacacactgattttgTTCTCCCAAGGGAGGGAACCAGTAATACAACTGCTCTTTCCCTACCTCTCTGAGGCAGGATGGTGTGAACTGTGCAGATCCCACACATCTCGCACGTGTGCAGCctttgatttctgttcttccagGCCCCGCCCTCAGAGCCGTACTCTCAGGAGTACCGTGTCCTCTGtactcaaggagctcacagttcTAATGGGGAAAGCAAGTTTATAGTTTCAGGTTAGTGTGATTAGTGCCACATAGACACATCACAAGGTGCTTTGGGAGCACCTATACCGTAACGCCTGGGAAAGGGAGTCCAGGAGAGCCTTCTGGAAAAGGTGGCTGACTCTGAGCTGTCTTTAAGGAAGAGTGGGGATTGACGGagcaaggaaagaggaagggattCTAGACTGAGAATTATGGTGATGGTGGCTACTGCCCGTGGAGGGCCTTCTATTTCAGTCTTTACTGAATATTTCATTTGACCTCTACAGCCATCCTTCAcgttgcttttatttcccttttacaaGTCAGAAAACCAAAGGCTTAGAGTGCTAAACTGTCTCGCTGTGGCCGCACAGCTAATAAAGTCCATGTCTATGACTCTGCTCACTCTCTGTAAATGCCCTAGTGTAAAGTGTTTCTCAGCTTCTCTCTGCCAGGCAGCCCTTTGTCACAGTGATGCACGTTCAACTGCCTCCTTTCAGCTTCTTAGGGAAACcagtgttgtgttttgttttgccttgtttTGTTCTACTGCTTGAGACCCACAAACTGGCTTAATAGGTACATAACTTTGTTGTAATAAAGTTAATCATGAGAGCTGGCCCACTGCTTTCTAGAAGCAGCATGGAAGTTTCCATACTTCATCACTCCTATACTTTTCATTTAGGCATGAAACAAGCTTTTACGATGGAacgttttctcttccttttcagctGAGGTCCCAAAAACTGTGAACAAAATTAAAGGTGACAAATTTCCCCACTTTCCAAAGTAAGGAGTTTACAATCTCTGTGGAGCTTGCAAAGGAGGTGCATAGGTTCCAGTTCTAAGCCTTAGTTTACTACCTGCTTCTAGGACATATGAGGAGTTGAAGACTTCCGGGTGTTTTTGACTCATCCTCAAGAAATTAAGGCCCAAGGCGGTGGCTGGAGCAGTTTACCTACATCAAGGCAATGAAAGATGCATGTCCACATATGTAAGGGTGTTTCTCCTGGACCAGATGTGGTCCATGAAGAAGGACCCGGCCAGGATAAGTTTGTGTCCCCTTAAGAGGACTACTTGGGAGAGAGATGGGACCCCAAATAAGAGGAATCTGCGTAGAATGAACTACCAAGTATGCAGAGGCTACAAGTGGTAAGTGAAAATTCCAAGGCAAGGCACTACCCATGTCACAAGTGTGGCAGATTAAGATTCTCACTGATAAATCTTTGAGAAGTTCAGATATGTATTGTCGACTGAAAGAGAAACACACAACATgaaagttgtgagttaagttttattcctggACCTTACTGGGGACTATAGCCCAGAAGATAGCCTCTCaaatagctctgaggaactgctccaaagaggtgagggaggagccaggatatatttGAGGATTTTTGCTTGGAAAAAAACATGTAGTCGAACGTCAAAAGATCACTGCTGATCACAGAGCAAAcgtctcaagttaatgattttaatgcTTTTCCACGAATGGGAAGATACAAGACTTGGGGTTCATTGAAGTTATTCCTTAGATATGCAtcttagctatctagggccagaaTACCAAAGCATTATCCTTCAAGATAAAGAATAAGGCTTGAACTTCCCTGTCCAGAGAGGCATACCACCAAACCGTTGCTCTTAGGTCAGACTTTTCTGCCCTTACCTTTTCTCGGCCAGCCCCTCCGCTTCCAGCCCTCCTTGGAGGAGCCAGGGCAGCTACTGAAGTTGGAGGAGGGGCACACTTGGAATTTTCTGGCACACAAACTAATGCtaccacatttttctttttgcttaagcTGCACAACAGGCATTCTAACACTTGGATAGAATTTTTGGTTTAGTTGTTTTCCTCCCTCACTAGACTGTGACTATCTCGAGGTCAGATTTATTTCTGTGTGTCTTTCTGTGTTAACAAAACCATATAACTACAAAAGAATCCAAAGCCAGATAACTGACAGTAACTTTCCTTCATAAATGTGGAAGGATCAGCCAAGGATGAcccaaaatgaataaaacatcaaCGGGGGTAAAAAAGATTTTGATGAACAAATTGAAACAACTGGGCCAGAGAGAGAAATGCAAGAAACTGAAGAAAGTTTCCCTCAGCCTAAGGAAACTTGGATCGTCACATTAGAAAGGCTGACGGTAAGGCCTCacagaatgaagggaaaagcTCATACTTAGACACATCCTGAAGAAGTTCCAGAACTCCAGAGTATAAAGAGAAATCTTAAATCTtccaaagggaaaacaaaacaaaatagtttacctatcaaaaggaaaaaaaaaaaaaagaatcttgaatGGGACCTACTCAGGGTATTATTAAATTTAGCAGCAGGAACATCTGGGTTTTAGTCCTAAGCTGTGTCCCTCCTTAGCCAGGCCAGTCCTTTCCTGTTCCTGGGCTTCATGTCCTTTGTAAATGAAGAGCCAAGACCAGATGATTTCTGGGGTCTCTCTCAGCTCTGACTTGCTGCCAGTTCTTCTTGCTCATCTCCAAAGCTGACCTCACCGCTGGAGCTTACCTCCCGTGAGCCCCACCGGGCCATCCCACTCCACGGCTGCAGTGTACACAGCTGATTTTTCACTGTCTTTTCCTTTAAATGAGCACGTGTGTTTACTTCCTGGACACCTGCTGATTCATCAACTCAGTCTTATTTCTTGAGAACAGGAATAGTGTTTTCAGGAACAGTACTCCATAAATAGGAGACGCACAGTAAATGTCTGCTGGATCAGTCTATCAGCAGATGTTCGTGAGCATCTGCAGCGTGTCGTGGATTCTGAGAAGACCAGATCTTCTACTCCAGTGTTTACCAGTGTGTAAAACAGGACTCTCGTTCCACGTGAATGTAACAGGCAGTACAGCAACAGTAATGAAGCCAAACACGGGGGGAAAGCACAGTTAAGCAAAATTAAACGTTTCCTCACACTGTGACTTTCCAGTTCTTTATTTGTGAATCTCCATGTGTTGATTTGCAAAAGTATACAGCATTTCCCAAGCATACTGCATCACAGAGCACTTTTATTTACCAACACAAGAAAGCGTATGGAGTCTCTCTAGGTCTGTCtgctggcttaaaaaaaaaaggcctgtggATAAAGACCTTGTTGAACGGAACCAGGAGGATTTCAGCCGGCCATATGCAGGATGTGAGAAATTCTGCAAGATGAACAACCAGTTTCTTTAACAACAGAGAAGTAGCATTAACCAAAGGGGATGGGactatttcagaataaaaagatttaagagaaaaatcaaccAAATATAATATGTGGGCCTTCTTGTATCATGACTCAAGTAAGTCAAGCATCAATAGACATTTCTGAggtaagcaaaaaacaaaacaaaaaaacccatgaactgggtattaaaaaatttaagcattaaatatttaaaactctaattattaattttattgggTATGAAAATGATATAgctatgtttttatgttttttttaatgctattatgGTATATGTTAAGAGTGTCCATCTAAATCAAAGAGATAAACTGAGGCAAACTCAAATTATTAGACATTGAGTTTATTTGGTAATAGCAGAGGAATTGCAATCTGGGACACACCAAGCTTTAGGAGAGTGCATTGAGGGTTGGGGGCAGGCTGTATTTATGGGAAAAAAGTGAAGAGAGAGGGGAGTTCAGCCAGAGTCCCAGCAGTAAGTCCGTTGAAACTGGGGAGGGATTCTTGGAGGATGCTCATTGGTCAGGAGAAAAGTTTTGGGAAATCAGTCTTTCGgttcttaagttttattttcctgagGGTGCATGCCTGAGATTCTCCATTTCATATCCTCTGGTACCACCTGAGGTAGAAATCTTTGTGCAGGagacacactgaaatatttacaggtAGGCATTTTAAGTGGCTGGGactttcttttaaatatacaCCAGTAGTGCTTTTGTTCTTGATACGAGTTTTTCTTACTTGGTTATATTAACTTTATAAAAGATTATTGTTCTTAACACTTACGGTTTGTGTACTTTTGGTATATAACTTCTGtttcaaaaattttacaaaacattGAATTTATTGGATTTTTTATTTACAGATAATATGTatagatggttaaaaaaaatcaatttaaatgaAAAGGGTATACAATGAAAAGTGTGTCTTCCTCCTCCCGTCCCATTTCTTCTGAGAGACAATAATTGTTACCAGCATTCATCTTGAGGTGTTTTTATACATGTATGTGCAAGCATGTCTTGGAGATAATCCCATGTCAGTATATTTAGATTTCTAACTTTTAAtagttatatatatttcattgtatgcatTACATTAGTCACCTAgcgctggacatttaggttgctgaCAGTTTTTGTGACTCCACATGGTGCTTGTGTGACTGTCCTTGCCTATAGGTTTTAGTACTCGTGGGTTTGAAATGCTAATAGATGTTGTCAAATTGTCCTTCAAGATGTTTGTATTAATCTAACTCCATTTCCACCCACCGGTATGTGTCAGAGCACTCGAGTTTAACAGCATAGCTGTGCAAAAATAGTAATGCCCTCAAGAGGGaggtattttcaaaataaatggacCTTTAATTATAAGAGTTCTTATTCAGTTACTTTAAACAAGGAAGAAATGTCTTGTTTGTAACATTAG includes the following:
- the RPL22L1 gene encoding ribosomal protein eL22-like, whose amino-acid sequence is MAPKKDKKPKKSTWKFNLDLTHPVEDGIFDSGNFEQFLREKVKVNGKTGNLGNVVHIERFKNKITVVSEKQFSKRYLKYLTKKYLKKNNLRDWLRVVASDKETYELRYFQISQDEDGSESED